DNA from Musa acuminata AAA Group cultivar baxijiao chromosome BXJ1-5, Cavendish_Baxijiao_AAA, whole genome shotgun sequence:
AAGAACATATTGAATTGAGATTAGACATAGTTAAGCATCATGATCCAAGATAAAGGGCACCCAAATGTACGTGACTCTCGTCTATATAGGATCTAGGAGGGTAAGTGTTATGATCTTATGATAATATTTAATatcatcttcttcatgtttatgccatttaaaattataaaaatgatccAGGTTTTATCTTAAAATATGTCCACCTCAACCCAGGAAATGATACTTGCAACTAAATAGAGCATGCCTtttgtattaaaaaatatttatcttctCATTTGAATTGAATAAATGGATTACTTAGCTTATTGAAAAAGCACTGCAAAAATATAATGTTCTATAATTGCTGTTAGCATGATGAAAGTGGATAGTCATTGCATGATTGTAGTTTCCATAAATGTTTGACTCCAGCACAAAATGCATAATACATACCACTTTGTGTGGTAGCAGCAATGAACTAAAAATAGCCTGTATCGACACCTTCATTGGTCCACCAAAGTGGAGTAAGATGTTAGAAACCTATATGGTACAGACTGTTctaattgattgagaagtcctcCAATTACAATATGTAGACATAACCAGCTTTTTGGCTTTTTGGCTCAACCATCCAACTAAGAATGAAGCATCAAGGATCAAAGAAGTAGCCCTTTTTGGCTTTTTGTCTTTCTTGTAGTGAGAAACACAGGCCCTTTTTGTTAAGTTTAACCACGGGCTATGCAGTGTGCTAATTGAACATGAGTTGCAAGGATCAAAGAAGCTAAACATGTACAAATGGAGAGTTTGGTTGAAAAAATGGAGTTTGTCAAGCATTTGATGATCTCGACGTTGCTAGATGTCAGTATATATTAATGTGTGCTTCTTATTAACAAGGAACATCTTGGTTAGTTCCTCCTAAAATATTTAAGGAGCTTCATTAAGAAATTTTGGCATGGCTGTAAACCTAATTAGGGTTCAAATATGAGCTCAAGCGAAACTAGAGAAAAGGAACTTTTTGTTATTTATGCAAATTAAATGCTCTACTAAAAGGACACAAGGTGGACTAGTTACAAGGCTAATCAAGAGCTAATAGTCATATTAAATTTGGCAAAGTAAATGGTCAACCTAATGTACAAATATATTTAACAGAtcaactatgattttttttttttagtccaACTAGTCCCGTTATATGTGACACCAGCAACCTAATCAACCAAACAAAACCATGACCTAACAAAGGAAGTGAAGGAAATGTAACTGTACTCAAGTAATAGAATTTCCTCTTGGATGTCCTCAGTTCTTTTATCTGTATACCCATTTATAGCTGGACTTCCAAGTGATTAAAATTCAGCATGTACATCCACCTTGACGACAGGCAATGCATTTGACGAAAACAGACCAATTTAATTATCATTACATGCGCCAATCTAGAATCAAGATTAAAGATTGGCAATCAAGAAAATGGAGACAAGAGTCAAGATTAGCAATCAAGAAAACGGAGACAAGAGTCAAGATTAGCAATCAAGAAAACGGAGACAAGATTCAACACTAGCAGTGTGATCAAGAAAATGAAGATAATATTCAAATATTAGTAGCAATCAAGAAAGTTGAGACAAGATTCGACACTGGTAGTAATCAAGAAAACGAAGATAATGCTTACGGTTAGTAAAAGTAAGAGAAAGAGAACTCACGGCCACGCTTCTGCCTAGGGGTGTTTGCAGAAAGCCATTAAGCTCTCTCCTGTACTGCGGAAAAGAATCCAAAAGAAGCATCAGAGTCTTGAAAGAGTGGCCAAAAGGATCGATCGAAAAGGAAGCGAAACCGAACCCGAGGCCAATTCCTGGAGAAATCCACGGAGAACGACCTCCACTGCCGCCCGATCCCCAGCTCCTGGTCAATCTTGCGGGCCCAGTTGGCGGCGGCGCGGGCGGCAGAGTCAAACCGCCGGAAGAGATCGTAGCGGCGTTCGAGGCGCTCGGCGGCGCGGCGGGCCTCGAAGGCGACCTGCTCGATCCCGTTGTTGGCGCTCCGCCATGCGTCCCGTAGGGCCTCGCCGGAGGCGACGCGCCTCGCGAACCCGTCCAGGTCGCTCCGGCGGAAGGCCCGGACGGGCGCGCCGGGGCGGTGGGAGACGAGGAGGGGCGACGGGGCGACCAACCCAAAGGCGGAGGGGCGAGCCCACGGGACGCTCGTGGTCGCCATGGATGGACTAAGCCGCAGGTGGAGTCGGCGCGGATTTGGTTATTTGGTGGTTGTTGGGTTAGGCGTTTCGGCGTCAAATAAGACAAATATGAGGTTAAAAGactagtttttctttttctttacctTTATTCTTTTCTTATAGGATAAattcattaaaattttttaaataatactctaatattaaaaaaatatcataaaatattttttaaattattcattTTATCCCTGTCGACTATCGCCCTCCGCTTAGTTGTTGATTGCCCCTCCATCTGAATAGTCGGTCATTGTTCGCGACCATGTGCAGAGCCAACCAACGATAGAGGCCTCACCTTTGTCGAATCCCAACAATCACCTCCATCGCCCATAGGCCTCGCCCTTGCCGTAGTTCTCATCGTCGAGGTCTACGAATTCCTCATGCTATTGACCGTAGAAAAAGAAGAACGAGAGGCCTCGCACCTTTGTAAGGGATGGTGCAAGGAGGCAAGGGTAATGGTGTAGGTCAAAAATGACGATGAGTCTCACGAAGATAAGAGTTAGATAATCTTTTTATATAATCACAAACGTTCTACATTAATTTTTGAAAGTTAAAATACTATATGAGAATttctcataaatatttttttttcttttttgaggatTCACCTTTATCTTATTTGCACATAAATTTGTTTGCGTGTGAATATCATATAAAGAAGGCACGTAAAGGTTGAAACTACGGCAGGGAAACAATGCTATGACGTCGAGGGATTTGTAGTTGCTAATCCCAGAGATTTCATGCAATTGCCAAAGCTCAAGTCATGTCTATAACAAGTACATCGAAGATCATGATAACTGAATCACAACACAACCATGTCGTCAACCAGCTCGACGTACATGCAAAAACGCTTGCACTGAAAAGTACATACACAGCAAAAGATTAGAAAAAACCTCAGTAAATGTAATATATTTTCCATCAAGGAGTGATATAGAATCTGCAAGACAACAATGATGGACAGGAAACAACAAATGAGATTGCTTCTCGGACCAAAGCTTGAATATGATCCACACAGTTTTATCCAAACTCTGCGGATTGGCTTTTTGCCTGCCTGCATTCTGCGTGGAAAtaattcattggcaaaagaaaaagaaaagtgtatGCGTTTTTGCTAGGAAACGAAGCACAGAATCTTCAATTACAGTTTTATGTTTGGTGTATACACAGGAAAGCATCCATGGTTTAGCACCGGCGACGACTCGGATCTATTAGCTTTCAGCAATCACACAAGAGGTGACAGATGGTGGACCTCCAGATTCTGTATTGCACTTGTTGCTCGAACATGATCTGGATGGCTCCCCCAGTGGTGCCAAGAGTTATCGAGTAGAAGCCATGATCATCCTTAGAAATGCCACCTTCCTTCAAATCCTCCATTGCATTAAATATCGTACCTGAAAAAGAAGTATATTAGAATGAGCATAAAATATCGATGCGTGCAGTAGCTTAATCTTTATACAGAGAGAATGACTAAAGCATTCTTGAAAGTCAACTTGTTTGAATCATTTTGGCACAAAAATGTTGATATCCACAGCAGCACTTTTACAGGACGCCGGATGAGGTTGGCAGTATCTTACACTCTGTGTATGTGCTGATTACTCCACGAATGTGTTTCTTCCTTAATCTTATTGTAAGCTTATCACGCTTGAGGAAAATGTACACCAATCTTTGTCGAACTTTCCCTGCAAAACATCCACTCACGATGCAAGCCTAGTCATGGAATGTAATAAATAGTTCAGGAAAGTTCATCGGAGCAAATGAATGCTTGCAGGTACGGTATCATGTCTGATGATGAGGATTTCGACCATGAGTTCTTACCTTCAGGCATGCGGACAGGAAGTCGAGCACCTCTTGCAAGGGTCTTCTGGTCTTCTGATGCATGCCTACCAGCTGCTGCTCTCAGTTCGAGTGTGGCAGCTCCTCTTAAACCTACAGTAATTaacctttttttatgatgtgaattCATGGAATGCTACGTCTGAGTTGATATCTAGACAAGACTCCTTGAGTCATCTGTAGAAGAGGTCGTAAATGGTGCATTACATGTTGCAGTCAGCGTGACCATATCAGCTGAAGTTTTGGTCGCTAGGCCTGTGCTGATGGCAGATGCAACACCCTCTCTGTTGGCCCCCACGGACTCGGCTGCTTCGGCGCACACAGTTGCGACCAAAGCTGCGGCAGAGGCAACCACAGCGTTCATCTTCTCATCCAAAGCCCCTCCTCCCATGCCTGTCATGCTCGTGCTCTTTGCATTCGTTGGTTCCAACCTAGAATTGGCAGAGATGCCTGCGATGGCCGCAGCCAGCCTCGCGACGGAGAGTGCTGCATGGACTCGAGCCTCCCGGACTCGCACTTTCTCGTTTCTCTTCTCTCTGCATCCTCTGGACAAGCTGCTAAAGAGTTCCACACCCAACCATGCCTTCATTCGTCCAACGTTCATCTGTGCAATTTCGAAGAAATCACACTGTAACGAGACCGATGTGGCCTTGGCTTCATCTTCCCTCGTAAACATGCAGTAATGAGACAAAAGTATTTGAACGTGTTCTTTCCTCAGGACTTACCCAACCAAAGTGTAGTTGCTTGAGCTTTCCTGATCGCACAAGATTTCCAGTTGAAAGCAGTGTCTAAAGTGACCATGAGCAACAGAAGACAGTCAGCTAACTTACCCGAACTAGATGACCATCTAATTTACACAAGGGTGAGAGAGGTTCTTACCAGTGCTTGCTCCAATCTGGTTTTATCATCCTCCTCGAATTGGACAAGGTTTTCCTCTGTTTGCTGCTCCTGGAGCCCTTGGTCAAGCTCCCCGCCCTGCATCCAAGATTCAAACCACCCATGTGAATTGACATTCATGACAGCCATTGATGACTTGAATGTGCCAGGAATTGGTTTAGCATTTGATGCACCATGGGTAGCTGTGAAGGGCTTAATCATGGTGGAATGTGATCTCGGACACTAATTATTGGCTGCTCGAGAGATATGCATGGATCACTACCTATCGATGCATCCATCAAAACTCATTTTGACGATTCAGAGTTCAGATGTTCAAGTGGCTGATCAGTATGACATATCAGCTTCGGTGAACGCTCAGCAGAATGATGATCGGTCACAGAGCTTCTCAACAAGGACAGAGCTAATAAGTATATGCCATATGTCCTCCTTCACATGCATCACCAAGCCAAGCCGTATGGTCCTCCTCTTTAAGCTTTCTTGGGTCTCACGTACTAAATTCCATATCTTCACGTCTCCAGAGACAAAAGTATAATAGACAGGGCGTGTAGTATGACTTCTGCCGAACATAGTATATAACGAACATGGATTAGAATTAGCTCCTTTGACTACTTACGTTTGACCAAAGTATTTGAGAGAAATCCGAGGAAGATGGGCTCCAAGTTCCAGAGAGGAACTCCATGGCCTCGTTAGGACTTTTGAGGACCTCCGATGGACAATAATATGTCGACAGCTGTGACTTCTCCTTGAACAACTCGATCTGTCCTTGCTCCTCGAGTTTCTCCATTTTCTCATCCTGAAGTAGATTTAGAACAGCAGAATAATATTCAGAGTCAGATAGCCACAATTTAATCACATAACCGGTACATGTTTCTGCAAGAGTTCCATATGATCATTTGGGCTGTTCAAGTTTCAATCATCCGTGAGGCCAATGAGGGCCAAAAGACTTGCATTAAGGAATTTAAAACCAGATTTAGTTGACAAGTTTAAGAATTACTTTAATTCGATGTGCTAAGTCGGGCGAATACCATGAAGTAGGGAACTGAAGGATGTCTTGAGAATGACACTCTCTCTACTTTAGTTCCTCTTCTTGTTCTCTCCATCTTGAACCACTTTAATCTGTTCAGGAAGCAGATACAGAGCACAAGGAGACAGAAACTTCATTCATTGCCTATACTAAGTAGCTTTTCTGATGATATGTTCAGTTCATCAAATGTCAGACAAAGCCAGTGAGCTAAAAATCACTTATTCCTTGAGTAGAGTTTCCACTCCTCAAAAAGTACAGGCATGCATGGTAAGTACAATAGAATCAAAGAAGTTCTTAGGAAAGaaaacaagagaagaagaaaagcccAAAGGCTAATAGGGTCATGAGAAACAAAAGTGTGCCATTTTAACAAAACGGAGGGGAGGTCTCCCCAAGCATGCAGTCATCACAAGAGCA
Protein-coding regions in this window:
- the LOC103985861 gene encoding uncharacterized protein LOC103985861, encoding MATTSVPWARPSAFGLVAPSPLLVSHRPGAPVRAFRRSDLDGFARRVASGEALRDAWRSANNGIEQVAFEARRAAERLERRYDLFRRFDSAARAAANWARKIDQELGIGRQWRSFSVDFSRNWPRYRRELNGFLQTPLGRSVATIFFLWFALSGWLFRFFILATWVLPFVAPLLIGTLANNFAIQGTCPACKRQFVGSRNQVIRCTGCKNIVWRPRDGFSRGRNDSSSKASEPDIIDIEIEEK
- the LOC135673950 gene encoding VAN3-binding protein-like; translated protein: MRFCWEFESSSKVQTFVESFAKIDRETQKLVRRSSSELAKKIIVKFKSLPDDEKMEKLEEQGQIELFKEKSQLSTYYCPSEVLKSPNEAMEFLSGTWSPSSSDFSQILWSNGGELDQGLQEQQTEENLVQFEEDDKTRLEQALTLLSTGNLVRSGKLKQLHFGWMNVGRMKAWLGVELFSSLSRGCREKRNEKVRVREARVHAALSVARLAAAIAGISANSRLEPTNAKSTSMTGMGGGALDEKMNAVVASAAALVATVCAEAAESVGANREGVASAISTGLATKTSADMVTLTATCLRGAATLELRAAAGRHASEDQKTLARGARLPVRMPEGKVRQRLVYIFLKRDKLTIRLRKKHIRGVISTYTECTIFNAMEDLKEGGISKDDHGFYSITLGTTGGAIQIMFEQQVQYRIWRSTICHLLCDC